The Styela clava chromosome 11, kaStyClav1.hap1.2, whole genome shotgun sequence genome includes the window AAAATGTATGAATCATTTTATTGTACAACGCAATGGAATAAAATACCGCAAATCCTAGCATTTGTTAGttttaaaaatgtaattgaATATGGGGTAAGGATTTAGTTTATTTATACtatattcattttcatacaagaaaaaataatgCTATCAATTGGGTTTCTACAAGACTAACTACTTCTCCCTTTGTTACGTTTCGTCTACCCAAGGTCAGACTTTCTCAGATATACATGGTTCAACTATGTAGTTGAACTATCTATGTCTGATCTGATCTTGGTCAGTTGAAACGTTACAGGAATATATTAGTGTTGGACCTTCAGGAGCATGCGCAccagatggcgcacaacttgaatagggttcaggttatgcgatatcttggtgagcatacttcaggagcaccctagtgttagtgtgcagcaagactattgaattACTTAAGAAGATAAAATAACATCCATTTATTGAAATTATGAAGAagataaatattacaaaaaattacattttacaaCAATTCAGCATATCCTTTAGTTTTTATATAACTTTTCGATATAATTTTTAGCTGTGAAAAGAATTAAGAAAGCTAGCTTATTAACGGAATGTGACAGATAAACGAGCACATATGTTCTATTCATTGAATGTGACAAACAAATTTGCAAGGTGTTATATTTCCACAAACACAAATTTATGCTAAGAGTATTGAAGTTGAGAGGATAGatatcaaatttttcatattgacaacTGGATTATTACAGTAATTCTTTGGTTCGAATAACTGTCTTCAAACGAAACATATTACGGACAGAATTTACTctttatttcagatttgtcgaaCTGAAATTTATATCTATATCGTTGATAATGCGCACAAAATGAAGTTTTTCTCACATAGAATAATCGATAGAAACTTTACAGCTGTGTTTGAAGGCAGATTCGTGCACGGGTGGTATTGCATGTGTGGCatttagtaaatatatatatatatatctaatacttTATGGCTGAGTATTTGTTCATCCATGATTGGTTATAAGCATTTAAAAGAAGAAATAAAACACTGCTATCGCGATAAGAACAACTAAAACTGACacaataattttcatttcaaatttcatctGATGGAAGACAGGACTTTCATTCAATAGATCTTGGAGCACAGATGCGTTCTTGTTTTTGTGGGGGAAATCTTCTTCTGGGATTGGCTTTCCCAAGAACTTGCACAGAGGTTCCCATCCTTGGCTTAATTTAAATTCAAGTATTTGATCTTTTGGAGCTCTCTGTAACAAATAACAACGTTGATTATTTACATTACAGGTCCGTAGAATCAAAACCGGGCAGATTTTGTTAATGTTAGAGTCAAGAACGACTTCGCATTTTCAAACTTCTTTGAATCATTGTCAAAATATTGCAGTAATAGGAACAATGTTCAATTATAAACTATTttcttaagtatatatattgaaacCGTAGTTGAAATTTTCCCCAACTAAGAGTAGATTGCTGGATTTTTAATAAGCCGATGTCAGATgcaagtatttttaaatttacataatttaacaaataaatataacgAGTGCTTGAACTTAGCTGAGATACATATTCCCCATCAAATGCTTCATACTCACACCACGTCTGTTTCAATTTTCAGATTAAATTTGACAAGAAAACTGGGAAAGACTAATGGAATATTTACCGCTAAGACGCCGGTGTTGTGATCCCTATATCTTTTCTTTGCAACGGTTGGACTTATTCCTCGGAACGCATGATAAAATCTTTGCGGTGGTGCACAAAAAGCAACACGACCTAGAAAAGAATTGGACCGCGAATTAGTTACACATTATAAACATACTTGACAAACCGCGAACTCCTGAGATGGCATTAAAATGTTTCGCTGTGTAATCGATATGTTCGTCATGTTTAAATGAAAACTAAGGATATCATTTCCACAAAATTACAATTCCAAAGAtagcttattttactttcatgACTGCACCGGGGGTGGGAGTTACCCATCTTTATATGGATTAAAGTTTTCTGTACTAATCACGCCTGTTCATCTTAAACAGTGTATGATTCCTATATCGGACGATTCCTATATCGATCggacatatatttatacttTCATGAAATCCTACCCAAAGAAGGGTAAAAACCATTTTTGAAGTTGAATTTCAAGTCACtgtatttcaatttgtttttgtcaaaACGACCAAATCCCGGCCCACCTACGGAGCTGTAACTGACAACTGCAAAGTCTAACCTTTTAAACTGACTTACAGTTACAGATAAGCCATTGACATTCTTAATTATGATGAATCGGTAAATCGCCTGCCGAAAACTCGCCAAACGCAAAATTGTGCTAATAAAGCAAATCAtggaaaagaagaaaaatataatcccgtataaatgaatatttgtttgatatttatttgtttgatatCTAACTTAGAcacgttttttatttttatcgcCTCCTTATATTGTAAATGTTCGCATGTGAATGAAGCGCTTTaactagggttgccaaccgtcctttatttcaaaaGACAATCCTTTAAGCTTTTCGGTCCTTGTCCTTTTCAGCATTTAGAAAAGATGctaattgtcctttattctttccaacgtcgttttgccTGATAGTTATAGTACTGTCTGACAACCCTAGCTTTAGCTTTGCAAACATACTGCTTTTAGGCCAACGACGACAACAATGTGTAGCGAAAAAGTATGGCTATAGGCTATTATTACATAATAAAGGTATGATAAAAATGCAATTATGATATGACGTTGAAGTACAATAAAATTTCACGGTGTTTTATGACAAAGATATTATGAACATATATTATTAGACCCTATACACTAACACATATGCTTGATAAAAAAGATTGCCCTATTAGGCTATACTGTGCATGCGTCAGCGGAATATTCAGCTGCATTGTGTTACAATGATAACCATAAGTTGCGTCATAAAGGTCGTTGTAATACGTTTGAAATTTCCGGAATACAGCGGCTCCGTctcatttttgcattttattattcAACATTTCAAACAAATAGCCAATCAGAAATGCGCCATGTAACAATGTATGTATGTATCAATGGATGGCGTCTCAAGAAGTTCACCGTATTATTGTCATCGCAATGGGAATTGTCAATTACCGATAACAGGTACAGATACCGCATGCTTACTGGCGTCGATCATTCGTTCCCTGGTCGCGTATATATTATGATAGCGCAAGTTGGTAATCGCATACCATGCATGGTGTACTGAACTTAGCGAACGATACATCCAAAATAAGGTACTCCCGTTTACTGACAGgtaagttagggttaggccataattttattccaattttccttattttagttttattacgagttcgggggctggccaagtgactcccgcactatttgtatctgaaattatgacctagcCCTACTCTGGTagctgttacacatactacgttccgctgttcaccatcttggttcacatacttcgggagtaccaaaaataaaGGAAAAGAAAACATGAATAGATGtggatatatattttcaatcgaTATTTAAATGGTCTCAGCATAGTTGGCCTTTAGACTGACATAATTACGTATTATATAATGCGCATATGTATTTCAATGTTCTGACGAGCTTTATCTCGTGAGCTTACCGACATGATGTGTATAGTTGAAGATTGAATATGCAGTAGGCGATAGAAATGCAAGTGCAGTCATTAAATAGTTATCTGCAATGCTTTTTGCCTGTTTTTCCCAACTTTTGATCCACTCTTCTTCGCTATTCTTCTTCATAAATATCATCTGAAATATTAGTGTATTGATGACTTAGGTCCTTAGGATTAGGTTAGGGAGGATTATGAGATTATCAAATTCATTTTGGGGCGTCGCTCAGGCTTTGACCGCGTATGCActaccactgaaaaattgaaatttgaaagagGAATGTGGCATTATTGAGTTATCATAAACGTcccatatcaaatattttgaagatcttttttgatttttttttgcgaaTTGTATAAAGTAGTTTGTAACTTTGtagcaaaaatttaaaaaataggaaAGTTTGATTACAGACTCGGAAAGTGAGTGCGCTCAAACACTTAATTAGAATTGTCTTCGAAACGTTTAATAAGCCTCGGCGATACACAACGAAGGTATTCTATTAGATTGAACCCTTCTCCACGCGACTGTTATTGATCGACGACCTTCGTTTTCAACGCACATTCGTCAAATTCTACGAAATGTTTACTGACAACCCATCATCAAAGCGTAGCCAGAATAAGCGTGGCCGTAAATCCGCACAGGCAACTAACTTCGCAAATTTTAATACTCATATTTGGCCAATAATAATGCGATGTATAATACGCTTCGTTCTCGTGCAATTTGGCAGATATTGATGTTTACCTGTGGCCACAATAAACCAGGTTAGGTAAATATGCCAATTAAATATACGTCAACTGACTTCGTGATTTGTTGTATGTTGAAAAGCTAGTATTTACTACCAAGGACAATTTCATGTTATTTGATAATATTCTGAGAAATTCTGACCGCATTATAAGAATGCGCGAGTGGTACCAAATTCTCTTGATAGCTTAGTCGGGGTGTGGCAGTAAAAACACGCTGAGTAGTGAGGGCATGGGAGCTTTTTAAGACTTACCAGTCAAGTACTTTCCCATTAGTAATACATAAAATTGCACTACAAATACGAGAATTTGAAAAGTTACCcttaattcatattttatatcaCAATGACATATAAGTGTATTAGAATTCTATATTTAAGCACGTAGACATTTAAGTAAGTCGTCTTATTCTCAAATCCCATTTCGCACATTCCAACAGCAAAACTATGAGCAGTATAGCGTTCTGTTGCACCTTACTCGCTTCGATGGAGCGCGAAAAGGCGATTCACAATGGTCAGTCGTGACCATCGAGACGATTGAAAGACGAGTAGATTTACTAATATTAGGTAGATGCGATAATAATTTCAGTACTGATTGTTTGCCACAAATTAgtcattgaaatatatattaatctAAATGTCATTTTGTACAATAATTCTTGTGCCAACTCGAACACTAGTTTATAGTGATATTATATGCCAATCGACTTGCGGATCTTCAACTAAGCTTTATCAAATAGACTTTTTAACGAAAGTCGAAGATGTAATGTGTAGTAAAcagtcaaaattaaatgttaaataaTTCATTTCTAATTTaaggaaaattaaattttatccaCGTAAAATGCAAGCTTCAACAATATGTTTATTTAGTCTGTGGCAACATCCCAAATAAATGTTTATATGGTATAAGTGTTTATGGTTATATATACTGGAGAAACCATGTTAGCTTTGAATTGAAAGAGATACGGAAGTTGTGAAGTATaactaaaaatagtttttccTGTTGATTTTTCGCTGAAAACTGAACAAATAGACAATGGTCAGCCGATACTTGATCTGAATGCATAATAATCCGATATTGGTCGTGGGAACATTTTTGTGTGCCTCCGGGGcagatttcatttcaaattattttgagaTTTGTGCGGATTGTTTACAATACAAATTATGTTGTTCAGTGTGGTCAGTGTTCGAACGCTAGCAAAATTTGCAAACAGTACGTAAACACCAATAATATCTGTCGAACGAATATTTTACTAGGTATAATTCTTCAAACAAATTTGTGAGGCACCACCAAGGGCTACATATTATCATAGCTAAACTGCACTGTTGACTTGATTGATAACAAGAGAGTAATATTTCATAATCTACACGCTGCCAGAAGAACAATAGGTCCTAACCCATTTTTGACCCACCCCAacatagaaaattattttatgatcTATTTTCT containing:
- the LOC120347434 gene encoding uncharacterized protein LOC120347434; amino-acid sequence: MTQRIAAREECPRKVKSKARAISAAFDLICVDNCGVKHRSDFTMKVLVVGHSKTGTKSMNAALRKLGYKVYDYEHNFYYLRNDWIKIFTKGGTKEDFYRMYKDVDVSMDIPANIFWEEILEAFPDMKMIFMKKNSEEEWIKSWEKQAKSIADNYLMTALAFLSPTAYSIFNYTHHVGRVAFCAPPQRFYHAFRGISPTVAKKRYRDHNTGVLARAPKDQILEFKLSQGWEPLCKFLGKPIPEEDFPHKNKNASVLQDLLNESPVFHQMKFEMKIIVSVLVVLIAIAVFYFFF